Below is a window of Streptomyces sp. WMMB303 DNA.
GGGCTCTTCGACTTCTCCGGCGTCTCGGCCCGCACCTTCTCCAGGATCACCCCGTCGGCGTCCACGACACCGGCCATGACCTTGGTGCCGCCGATGTCGATACCGACGGTGGGAACGCGGGGTGCCGACAGATGGGAGCGGCGCTCACGCGTGCTGACGGTCCTCAGCACGCTCGGGCTGGGGCCCGTCCGCCGTCGGTGGACCCGGTCTGCTCGCTGAAAGCTGTCCGCGTTCAAGAGGTGGTCGTCTCTCTGGGAGGGGTCTCACGGGTGCGCCCGCTGCTGCCAGGGGTCAACGGTACGTCGTCCGGCGCACGGGCGCTCGGAGTCCCGGGCACCGCCGGGCCCGCACCGGCACGCGGCCGGCGGGCCCGGGGCACCGGGGCTCAGTCGCGCTGCAGTTCGTGGCTGAGCTGGTCCAGTTCGGATCCGCCCGCCATCTGCCGCACCAGTTCCTCCAGCTCCAGCCCGTCCTTCACGTAGGACCCGGCCATGGCGCCGCGCTTGAGCAGCACGAAGCGGTCCCCGACGAGAAAGGCGTGGTGCGGGTTGTGGGTGATCAGCACGACGCCGAGGCCGGCGTCCCGGGCTGCGGCGACGTACTTGAGCACGACCCCGCTCTGCTTCACCCCGAGCGCGGCGGTGGGCTCGTCCAGCACCAGCACCCTGGCCCCGAAGTGCACGGCGCGGGCGATGGCGACGGACTGCCGCTCGCCGCCGGACAGCGTCCCGATCGGCTGGTCGACGTCGCGCAGGTCGATGCCCATCCGCAGCAGTTCGCTGTGCGTGGTGCGCCGCATGCGCTGCACATCGAGCCGGCGCAGCGGCCCGCGGCCGATCGTCGGCTCGGAGCCGAGGAAGAAGTTCCGCCACACCGGCATCAGCGGGACCACGGCCAGGTCCTGGTAGACGGTGGCGATACCGCGGTCCAGCGCCTGGCGTGGGGAGGAGAGCCGGGTCTCGGCACCCTGGATGCGGAAGGTGCCGTCGTCGTGCTGGTGCAGCCCTGAGATGATCTTGATCAGGGTGGATTTGCCCGCCCCGTTGTCACCGAGCACACAGGTGATCTCCCCGGGCCGCACCGTCAGGGAGATGCCCTCCAGGGCCCGGATGTTGCCGTAGAACTTGCTGACGTCGGACAGCTCGACGAGCGCCCCGTCGTCAGCCGGCTGTACCTCGCTCATCGGGTCGCCTCCGCCCGCTTCCGGATCCACGCGTTCAGCAGCGTGGCGAGCAGCAGCATCGCGCCGAGGAAGAACTTGAACCAGTCCGGGTCCCACTGCGCGTAGATGATGCCCTTGTTGGCCATGCCGAAGATCAGGGCGCCCACGGCGGCGCCGACCGCGGAGCCGTAGCCCCCGGTCAGCAGGCAGCCGCCGATGACGGCCGCGGCGATGTAGATCAGCTCGTTGCCGACGCCCTCGCCCGACTGGACGGCGTCGTAGTTGAACAGC
It encodes the following:
- a CDS encoding ATP-binding cassette domain-containing protein — translated: MSEVQPADDGALVELSDVSKFYGNIRALEGISLTVRPGEITCVLGDNGAGKSTLIKIISGLHQHDDGTFRIQGAETRLSSPRQALDRGIATVYQDLAVVPLMPVWRNFFLGSEPTIGRGPLRRLDVQRMRRTTHSELLRMGIDLRDVDQPIGTLSGGERQSVAIARAVHFGARVLVLDEPTAALGVKQSGVVLKYVAAARDAGLGVVLITHNPHHAFLVGDRFVLLKRGAMAGSYVKDGLELEELVRQMAGGSELDQLSHELQRD